The DNA window CCACTCAGTGAATGGAAATTTTCCTGTCCCTTCTGGCTCTCTCCATCATTCCAGGAGCCACCTCCAAGTGAGACAGTATTTCTCCAGCAGGACTGGGACAGTAGCTGCTTTAGAGTCTTGAAGAATGGTCTGCTGTTGGCAGGGGGTGCACCTAGAACTTCTTCATAAGCTGAAAGATTCTGGGGGTGCAAACAGGCCTCGCTTGTTgggtttgattttatttttaccatCAAGCAGGTGCAGCTACATAAGGACCTGATTTGAAGTTCCACTTTGAAATTTCAGCATGGCTTTCTTTGGTGTTGCAGTTTTTGTGGGTGGGGTTATTCTTGGTGTATATTATTTTAGCGGTACAAGTGTTACCATGCCTCCTCTCTTGTGCTGTGCCTCAATTTTACATGGCTTTTCCATCCAAATAAGGAAAGATTTAATGTGGAATGTGCCTGGTTTAGTTGACTGCCAACCCAAAACTCAAGCTGTCTCATCAGCCCTATTTGACTGAGGACTCCTGTCAGTGATGCTTGTATTAATGAATCTTCTAATAATTGGTTTTTCTTTCAGGTGCCAGTGCAGCTCCAGTGGAAAAAGACCATACCGAGGAAATGGTGAGTAGCTGCTTGTCAAACCAACCTCAGAAAATACCAGTGACATGTTCTCCATTTCTTTAAACTCTCAGGACAGTGCTTCATGTTTTTTCCTGAGggtacatttttaaaagctgatggCTGACATGGAACTCGGGGTGCCTTTAGCCGTCAGGAGATGCCTGCCTGCACCTCGGTGGAAATGGGAGCTGCCTcttgtgtcagtgtcagtgcaCAAGCTCTGCATTGTACAGCTGCTTGAAAAGTGATCAGAAATTGTGCTCAGTACGTGTTCTTGTACTGAGAACTTCAGGGAAAGGCGAAATACCTTCAGTTATCAACTGTGTAACAGACTTTCTGATTAgtccttcctctcctgctttgGAAAGAGATCTTACCCTGTGTGATTAAATAAATGCCAGCAGTTGCCCCCAGACCCTTTACCCTGACACCAGACCCCCTGCACTGGTTGTTCTGTGATCATTTAGATCAGCAAACACCTGGTAATAACCAAAAGTAGTTAAAGGCAAATGGCTCTATAAATGTTTCATTGTCTCCTCCCAGTCATCCCCACAGATTGTCAGCTCTTGTATCCCCAGCAAACAGGAGCACTTGCTCTCACCAACAACTTCAGctcttgaaaataatttcatacaGAGGAGATACTTTGGTAGTTCTTAGAATTAGAGCACATTGTGTGGCTTTCCTAAATCAATccattttctctgcttccagGCAATCCAGTTGGATGTTCACTGCTAAAAACCAGGCAGGACTTAGAGCCCACACACATGTAAAGGTGTGGATTGTATCCCTTACAGAGGACATAGAGGTGTTTTAGTGTATTGGCAGTCCAAAGTGCCTTTGCAGGATCCTCATTTGGACAGATCCTACGGGATAATCCTCATACTTTGAATGTGTGTTGTGTCTGTTTATTTTATAGGGTGTGTTACCACGTGTTGTTTGACTCTCCTTTGTACTGAGTagggtattttatattttaaaaagtgcaaaAGAAGCCCCTTACCTCTGCAAACAAAAGGGGAGATAAAAAGGCCTGTCTGTTCTCTTCCTACTGGTACAGGAGTGATGGGCAAAGCCCAGATGCACAGGATTACTCAAAACTCATTAACAGTAGCCTGAATTCTAATCTCAAGCAGGCTTTTCCACCAGCTGGGTCAGAAGTAAAGTTTCCATTTTTGCCATGAggattttctctcctgttttgtCCCTTGCAGGTAACCCGGTGCATAGTGGAGGTCCTGTCCAACGCTCTGTCTAAGCCCAATGCACCCCCCATTAATCCTGAATGCAAAGAAATCCTGAAGAAGAGTAAGTACAACGTGATCTGAACTTAGGAGAGGAATTTGGTGCAtctctcattttctctctgctgttgGAGCTGGTGAACTGTTACTTCAGCCTGTGTGATTTCAGTGCCAGAATTCTGGTTTCCTTCTGTTCAGTCTGTCTTGCTGAGGGAATAAACAGCCTGACCTGGAAATTGTCAGGGATTCTTGGCCGACACTTGTGGCCCTCTCCTTGAACCACCTGGAGGGTCTGAGAGGACTTGACAAACTCTTTAGGTAACCTGAGAAGATGAAGCATAACTATTGCAAATCATCAGAtttctttggtattttttcagtcaattaaaaaaaaagctcttaaaATTTGATAAAAAATCCCTGGTGTTCTTGGGTAGCTTGGAATAGATGGTTGTATTTTTATTGTGAATAATCATCTGTGATGGGCCAGGTCTGACATTCAAAGAACTGAACACAACCCCAGATCCCACTGATTTTTAATGGGAATGAGAGCTAGCTTGATTGAATACCAAAAATGCAAccacaaaaaaagccaaagaaagaaaattattctggaAATTCCAGGGTAACCTGTAAAATGCCTAATTAAGTGGAGTCAATTAGTTAATCCTTTTCCAGGCAGCCATACAAAATAGTAGCAAACAAATGATTTTAAAAGCGGAATTAAGAAATCAATTCTGTCTGAATTTCCATGATGCTTTGGGAAGCCAAGTCATCTCTTTGAAATAACACTTCAGGGGAGGGTTGGATTGCTCCATGATGCTTCTTTTGTTACTGTAGGTGATAAAGATGACAGAGAGAGGAGTGAAAACATACAGCCTGAAGTGAGGCACCCCAAAGACCCAGCAGAGACCGAAAAACATCCTGCTGGGAGCGTGGAGAAAGAGCAAAGGCAGGCAGAAGAGGAATCCAAAACGTACATGGAAGGAGGTGATGAGGAGAAACTCACTCGTGAGGAAGGTAAAAGCAAGGAAGAGGAGGCTGGGCACCACACACCTGCTCAGGACGAGACACTTCACACGGAAGAAAAGAAGCACTACCAGGAAATtgggagagaggaggggaggaatTACCACAGTGAAGAGGAGAGCAAAGAGGGCAAGTGTTGTGAAGATGTAGAGGCTGCTGTTCTCACCAAGAAGTCCCACTCCGAGGGCATGAGCATGGATGAGCTCCGTGGTGGGAATGATCAGAGCCCCAGGGGCCactggcacctggaggagggAGTGCAGAGCCCTTACAAACAAATTCGGGAAGGtgaagagggagaggaagaaaggagTGAGAAATACCACCATGAGTCTCAGGAACGTGGTTTCTCTCACCAGCAGGAGCGTGAAGAATCTGAGGAGAGTGAagaaagagaggagagaaaggaaCCCTACAAACCCAAAGGTTATCATGGGAAGCACAGGGCGGGTGACTCCTATGAAGAGAAGAGGGGCCGTGGTGGTGAGAGGGGGGAACCAGCGGGGGGATCACACCCAGGGGAGGCCAATCTCTGGGAGCAGTGGAAGCACCGTCAGAAACATCAGGAAGAGTCTGAGGAGAAGggtggctctgctgggaggcGTGggcctgaggagctgcaggaggagaggcctgcagggcagggcagtgaggagcacagggacagctggcagcagagccaggagagcagggaagaggaaaacaagaggCATCACCACAGTGAGGAGAGCGAAGAGAAGTGGCGTGAGGAGAGGAGACACCACGACGGATCACGCCGTTCCGAGGGGAGGATGTACCTTGCTGATGAAAACGAGGAGGGGCTGGACAGGATTCTCAGCAAGGAGAAGCAGCGTCGTGTCGGAGGGAGACCGCGCCTCCggagcagggaagaggaagggtCACAGAAGACCCATGCTCGGGAGCACCAGGGGCAGGCCAGGAGGCACTACAGCACTGAGGAcagcctggaggaggaggaggtggtggaAAAGAAGcatcacagcagtgaccaggtggaaaatgaagaggaggaaagatTTGCAGAGAGGGAAGAATACAGAGGCCATCTCCctgcagagaaagagaagagaactGCAGCATCCTACAGGCCTTTCTACCCTCTGCTGTGGTGGAAAAGCCGGCACTTGGACAAAAGGGACGGTGCAGGGGAGCAGCTTctggagggcagggaggaaggcaggcCCACCCTGAGTGAGAAGAGCCTTTTCCCTGAGTACAATGACTACGAGTGGTGGTCAGAAAAGCAGATCCAGAGTGCTCTGAACCAAAGGCGCACCGAGAAGAGGAATCCTGGCAAAACAAACGGATACGGTGTGGAAAGGCAGTACAACAAGATGGATCAACTTGCACAGCTCCTGAACTACAGGAAGAAGTCAGCTGAACTCCCAGAGCTGTACAGCTCTGGAGAAGACCTGAAGAAACGTCACGTAGCTGGGAACGACAGAAGGAGCCGAAGCCAGAGGCCCCTGACGGAAGAGGAGGTAAGTGCACGGCAGTTCCTCTGAAAAGCTGGGGGAAGCACATTTCCAAATCCATTCCCAAGGTAGCTGGGAAACTgtacacagaaaaacacaagaTTAAGTCACATTTTGAGAGATCTTCAGTGAtttaaaaatctgctttctTTGAACAGTGGAACTTTGAGTTTGCTGAACTACCCCAGGGCACAGTTTGTGGGATAAAGACAGAGATCCTATCAGCTGCAAGGCAGGAAGGGAAAGATTTTATTCTTCTTTGGGCCCTGCCTCTCCCTGGAGGCTGTACAAACTGACAAAACAAAGGTGCCattgcagcaggagcagagggggaGCTGACAAGCACCACTTGTGCTGTGAGGCTGTTTAAAATACAGAGCTGAAAAGTGAGTTGGGTGTTTAGAGGGAAATCAGCTGCCCATGAACttcccagctggaattgcaGAGCAGAACCTGCATTGCACCTGTAAGTCCAGTTCATATGTGCAGTACACACGTAGTGAAtcctctttttttgttgttggacTTCCTGTTCTGCTCCAGCATCCAGGAAAACCGAGCCCACACCCATCAGTTAGCTCCCATCAGCCGGAGCTCCTCGTGTGTGTCACAGTTCTGCAcggcacagagctgtgctgggagcagtgcAGGCTGGGCACTGATTTATGCAGATGTTAATTGCTGGTGACGAGTCATCATGGTAAAGAATTGGCTGCataaagctgctgctgctctctgcccttGCTGCACACTGTGCTTGCTGTGGGACCTCGCAGGGACAGCACCTGCACCTGTGACATGGCAGGAGGCCACCACTGCTAATGGTGCTTTAAATCTACAAAGACGAGGCTGTAATTGGAGCCAGCtctcagaattaaaattttgatgCTTTCCCCAGCCTCAATTCAATCCAAAGCAGGGAATTTCACCAATCTCCCAGGTATTTGCTGCACTCCTGTTTacacctgctctgctcagggACGGGGAAGGGGCAGGACAGACTCTGCCTCAGAAATggcctttcctctcctttccatggAACAGAACATTTGCCAGTGCTAATAATGATGGGTAAAACGCTCTCTGTTTtcacaggaaaagcagctggaaaacttGGCCACCATGGATCTGGAGCTGCAGAACATAGCAGAGAAGATCAACAGCCTCAGGAGAGGCTGAAGGTGTCCTCGTGCTGCCCGTGTTCTGTGGTAAATTCACTGCCACTGGATTGTTGTTTGCCCTAAACCCAGGAAATTCTATTCACTGTCCACTCTCGTGTAGTGATTTACACAGCTGAAAGTGTCTTTAATTTGCTGTTATGCTCCTGAGACCTGAATGGCATGAATTTTAGTAATATAACCTTTCATGTGGGCAGGTATTTTTAATATGCTTTTGGAGATAATTGTGTTAGTGTTCTTCAGGAATATATTTGTCTGAGTTTGCAATAATAAAAACCATTGATCTTGGACCAAACCTTCTCTTTGTTCATGTGGCTGATGGGGTGAGCTGGATCAGGTGTGTAGATTGTGCACAAAATAGGGGTCCTCCACCACTACCTTTTCAAAGTTACAAGGAGCTCATCTGTGTGCATTTTGTTTGCatgagagggaagaaagaatCTGAAATCTcaataatgatttattttttgtttccttactTATTTTCACTGCATTGATCAAGGATTATGGCACATTTGAAAAGTGGTATTCAGAGTGGAGACTGTGTCAGTGTCACTGCTGGTGAAATGGAACCACTTTGGCTTTGATCCACGTTAACTCCTCATGTGTTCCAACACTGTTCCTTTCTCAAACTGGTCTGTTATGCAAATATGTTTTTCCcatgttgttgtttttattgtCACAGTATCTAGGATCAGCAGCCATCTAGAATGCAGAGATGCTGGAATCTACATCCTCTCCTTTTATGGCTTGTTCACAGAAGGAGAAGAGAAACTTcccaaaaagcagaaaaacaacactgGGAAGTTTACAAGAAGCAGAGGTAGATAAAACCAGATGTAGTGTACCTGTTCTCCCAAGAGAAACCTTTAACTGCTTCTTTCCATGAAATACAACCCCTATATTGAGCTAATGCTGCCCTGGAAGAACATCACTGTTCtcaaaatactgaattttacAGCTTTATCAAATCTCAGCACTTGATCCCAAAGCTCCAGGTTCTGTCCAGTCAGTCCAGACACTGATGAGGGAGTTCCAGAATGGAAGCCAAGCCCTCCTGGCCCTATGAGCTCCTAAAGCCTATGCTGGACCTTCTTATTTccaaaaagagggaaaagtatGAAAAAGATCATCAATCTCTTTAGGGAAAATACCCTGTAGTTTAATTTAAATGGCAAatgcaaagttaaaaaaaaataataaaaaaagcccGACATCTGAAAGATCCAACagtagaataaataaatatacatacagcagttttcaaaataGTAATATCTTAAAAACATACAGCAACTCTCAGAAAATGTCTTGGAAAATGACAGACAATACTAATAGTGACattgtttaaatatttagtattttaatttaagaaCATGCACTTTCTCCTCTGTAtatatttcaggaaaacatgGAGTCATGCTGTAAGCATGGGGTCATCTTTACTATTAGATTTGTCTTTTTATTGTTCCTTTGGAGAAAAACATGTATGATTTTTGCTGTTCATTCtacttttttaaattactgGAGAGAGCCGAGTTCTGTGTCCAAAGAGGGAGCAGATCACCACGTGGAATCCTGAGGAGAATCCTCCGATGCCTTCCTGGGAGAATGGAAAGCTAAGCCAGCTTACAAACAAACAGAATGCCTGCACTGAGGCTTTGTCTTCTCTTGATCTTCCCTCCTTCTTCAAGTTCCTGTGAGTTCAGTGGGATGTTTGCTCCCAAGGGTTTTCCTTGACATTCAGGTGATGTGAACTGCTAAGGAGCAGGACAGTCCTCCCGCCCCTGCAGTTCTGCTGTTTTCTCTGACAGATGCACGAcaggcacagccctgtgctgccaaCAGCACAGAAAGGACTTGTTATTTCACTAAACTCCTGAGATCTAAACCACAAGTCAGTTCTCTAAATGTTAACAAGGAAGGTCTTGAAGTTTGCATCTTTTAGATGATGGCTCCTCCATTTTCAGTGCTTCTGAGTTACTGGAATCAGCTTTGCCCTTCTCCAAGATGACAGTGATGCCAGACAGGAGGTACCCCCCACCTCCGCTCATGGTCAGCTTGGGATGGCTTCGATCCGGCAAaacctttaaaacaaacaaacaaacaacaacaaaacacacccaaaacacaccccACAACCAGCACCTGTAAAAATCCattgtgtgtgtgcacatcGTGCTGTGTAATCTCAGTTTACAGGATAGGATGGATGTACATTTTTTCCCAGCCACAACACCAAGCAGCCATTTGGGAAGTGTATTTCTCTTCAAAGTATCTGCAGAGGAGAATCCAATTGTAGAAATCCATAATAACACAGGCTGCTGCCTCACTGGTTACTTCTTCATGGCATTGCCAGCAAAACTACAAAGCCAAGGTCTGAGACCCATGAAAGTGCCACAATGTGCTCAGAAGTGAGGTACTCTGCAGGAAaccacagctgctgcacaaaccagcctgaAGGGTTTCTGTGATTTCCAGTTCTGTCCCTATCACGTTTCTGCAGCCACCCTTGGGGTCAGACACAGCAGTGAGCCTCCCTTTCAGCCACATCACACCTTTCTGTAAGGACTGTCCCTTCAGCTGTGTCCCGactgtccctgcagctcccagagcttTTACTTGTGTCCAGGACACCGCAGTGCTGTTCTCACTGCAGCTGGACACAGGAGCCCTGGCCAGGCCCACCTTGTGTGGACATCTAGGAATTATTAACCCTGCCtacaaatatttcagtaaatGTTTAATAAAATGCAAGAAAGTCTTTCCACTGGAAATCGCTACAGTGAAGCATTAAATCTCTTCAGAATACCCACGACTCTTGGATAGAGCAAATGCCTGAGCTTACACATTGTTTCAGTCACTCCAACCTCCCCCCTATTTTCAGGGAATGTTTTGCTCCCCAGAATTATCGTGGTTTTGGCAGCCCTGTACTGCCATCCTTACCTGGTAGTTCCGTAGCCAGGTTTCAGACAGTTTCAGGTTGATGACTCCACCTCTTTCTCTCAGCTTGGTGTAACACTCTAATAATGGCTTAGAAAAACCAAAGAGGAGGTTACACAGCAGAATGGCACCAGGCTTGAACTGTAACAGCTGAAGTAACATCCTGATTTACCTCTTTATATTGGCAGTAGACAACAAAAGGCCTCGAAGGAGCAACAAATTCCAATAAAGAAAGTAACAGGGGTGTGGGATGAAACTTGCTGGCTACAATTAAGCTGCAAAATAAAGTTTCACGCACATTAGTTTTCTGCTTCTGAACCCTACTCACCCAGTGGCATTTCCTCCTACTTAGCACAACAATCAATTACAGCTGAGAAGTGTCTCATCAGCACATTTTCATTGCTCTGACAATTCCCCAAATGTAAAAACAAATCATGACTTCCTACTGGTGTAATTGAGAGGCTGAAGCATTGTTCCCCAAAGTGCAGAATATTAAATGCATTGCAGGAGCGCTCACTTCAGCTGTGCGGGGCTCCACAATAATTGTTACAATCTAAGAATTTCATGTTGCTTGCTCTGCCTCAAGACCATTTTCCAAATACAAGTTAAGTTTTGTGACTGCCACATGTTGCTTAGAATGTAACCTCAGTCGTGACTCTTTAGACTGAGTTGTCTTTATTTAATACTTTTatataaaaagaatatttaaagaGAGAACAAACCCTTAACAGACGTGactaaaatcttttaaaaagaaaacatgtcCTTGACAACCTAAAGGCTTCATATTTTATTCTCCATCCTAACATCACACTATAACTGGGATCGACAGATGGTTGAGATTCTTTACTGCTATCTCCAGTTTTAGTCCAAAGAAATCACTGCTGAACTACACTGCAAGAAGTGGTTGATAATTAGTTAATTAGTTATTAAGTTGTGCTTGTGCAGAAAGAACAGGCTAATTAAACTCCTTCTTCACAGTGTACAGAGACTACAGAGATGCCACATCAATTAACATTTGTTCTCCAGGGGAATGTGCCGCACTTGAGCAGAGTTAAACTTGCCTGGCAAAAGGGACGTAAAAATTGATGCTCAATTTTGTAAATACAACAGAGATTAGGAGGTGAGATAGTTCTTTTTCAATTGTTCCCACTTTGGTTGTTTGCCAGCCATGACCTTGCAGACCATTTACTTCAAATGCAAACCTCAAAAGAATATTGCTCCATAATGAACCAGGCAGGCTCATCCCGTGCCTTGGAAGGCCTGGAATGCTgcactggcactgccaggggctctgccAGACTCCAGGAAGGGAAGTGAGGCCTGAGAGACTGGGGAAAATCAAACGCTGCTCTTTCATATGGCAGCACAGATTGCTGCCAGCAGGGAGCCTGGCCAGGCACAAAAGTGATGCAGCGGGTAAGGGGGGAACAGGAAGAGGTagaggaagggcagggaagggcagagggagggagatgGTCGGATTCTGAACACATGGTGTGTCTGTGAACAAATTTCTACTTCCATAGTGCCGGGAAAATGGAATAGTCTGTCTCTAAAGTCTTCATTAGAAGAATACCAAAGACCCAATGAGtatcttccttcttcctctcagTGACCCAACATCAGACCTTGACTCACATAAAAGGAATTGAACAAACAGATTCAGTACAAACAATGTTTTACCACACAACAGTACAAAAGGTAGAAATTTAACTGAAATGGTATCTTCTACATTCAGTAATAAAATACTGTTAAATTCAGCACCTAAAGATTTCTCCTAAAGTTGGTACCCACCTTCACCTAATGAACAGCTTTTCTTTACTTTGCCACTAAGTCCCAGTCTTTCTCCCCACCTCCAATGTTAATCATCTTTTTCCCTATCCTTTCCCTGTTTCTCTCCTACAAAAAATCTCCAAACTCTTACTTTCCCTGGCTGTTTCTACTCAGGTGCAGAGTTGCTAATTTGAAGCATTTCCTTATTCCATGCCAAATTCCTGATCTCAAGGAGCAGTGGCTATGAAAGGCAGATGACTCAAGAAAGGGGATCAGGGCTGAGCCCTCTgggacagtgctctcaggcaccATAAATTCTGTTTTCCCCCATCCTGCTGGAGCCTTCCTAAATCCAGGAATCACACATCCCCTCAGGAATGTCATTTGTTACAGCTTTCATGCATTACAGAGAGCAAAAGGAGGACAAAAGTGATTGAAAACAAGTAGGAGACAAATACTAAACTCAACTGAATGTACTATTTTACACAGAAGGAAGTGACAAGTGAAGCCAAATAttaattttgccttttccagATCATTATTACAGGCATTAATTACAGTGATGGTGCAGCAAACAGCAGTGAAACCAGGCCCAAACACTGCCACTGTTCAGGCAGCTCAATGGTCACAGCCACAGGCACTGCCAGACAGATGTGCTGAGCTTTTTTACAAACCTCCTTGACCATTTTAGCGCTTCAGAGAACACAGAATGACCTGGTTCTGCATGGTTATAAATTCTACCACTTAAATACACTACATGAGGTATATGAATGAGCATgagttaaaatatttcatagtaataaaacccaaaaattatacacaaacatttaaaaataaccaaTAAATgtgcagtaattttttttgccaaaCAGAACAGCTTCATTTCCAGTGAACCAATAACccttgaaggaaaaaagataatATGAATGTTATTAAATTAACTAAATGTCACCTGGTTAACTTGAATCACTTCAGCGTTTCCTGAGAACACAATGAAAATGTCACACCCACCAAATGCTTTTACACTATTTTGGAGCTCAATTtctagaaatatatttattgtatttgttttaaatgtctGATATTAAATCTTTGTGCTAAATTGTTTCTAGGGAATAACTGATCCTGGCTAAAGCAGGTAAAATAAAGTTATGTGGTTTTTATCCACAtaacttttccttttgtgtaaaaaggaaattagtttctaaaaacaaactaaccaaaaagaaaccccagaacAACAAATTTAGTTCCACTTTAATGAATTTAAAGCCTCAGGTTCTACTTTGCCAATTAGAATCCCATAATTTTTTTGGCAGTCATTTTGAATTAGATTTTACCTGGATTCTGGTTTTCTCtggatagatttttttttttttactattttcttCTATTGAGTTGACTTTTAGGTCATTTCAAGccatttaaattaaagaaaaaatctcaACCAGTCCCTCTTGTGCCCCCAGttctctgctccatcccattGCCCCCATGGTCTGGGGTGTTTCAGTGGGAGCACTAAATTGAGAACACCATTCCCAGACTGTGACAGCTCTAAGCAGACTCACCCATCAGCATTCTTCTCActcagcaaagcagcagcttctttcagctttttccttctctcccactgttttatttgcttttcccGAACCTTtgaacagcaaaacaaacagtTGGCATTTTAACTGGTAATTAATTATTGAATCATTATTGCCTGgactgcattttcattttttgaatCTTAATGTAAGACAAAAGACAACTGCCAGGGCTCCACTTTAACACCTGACTAAGCTGCATTTCAGCAGGGCTGATTCAGACAGCAGAATTTTATGTCCACAGACGTTGGGAAACTTGAACAGCCACAATAAATATtcttacattttctttattttctttttctttgttctctttAAATTCTACATCTTCAGCATTAATGTCCATTGTGTCTTGCTCTTCTGCTGGACTGATCTCCATAGGTGCTTCAGGAGCAGGTTCCTCCTCTGTTTCCTGCAGGGAAGTCTGTTTCTCCTCACTCAatccattgctttcctcttccacCAGCGTGTTCTCctcagggtctgcaggcagagtcTCTGTAGTGAATGTCCCAGACAGGAGACTCTCCACTTTGCTGAGAGGAAATTCATGAAGATTGTCAAAAAAAGGTTTGGGAAATCCAAAACAACTGGTGGCAGCTCTAACAGGCCCCCCTCCTGGGTACATCTGAATGATGGATCCATAGCCTGTGGGAGGGAAAGAATCAAAACACGTTGGAAAGCCAGAA is part of the Poecile atricapillus isolate bPoeAtr1 chromosome 3, bPoeAtr1.hap1, whole genome shotgun sequence genome and encodes:
- the CHGB gene encoding secretogranin-1 isoform X5; its protein translation is MVTRCIVEVLSNALSKPNAPPINPECKEILKKSDKDDRERSENIQPEVRHPKDPAETEKHPAGSVEKEQRQAEEESKTYMEGGDEEKLTREEGKSKEEEAGHHTPAQDETLHTEEKKHYQEIGREEGRNYHSEEESKEGKCCEDVEAAVLTKKSHSEGMSMDELRGGNDQSPRGHWHLEEGVQSPYKQIREGEEGEEERSEKYHHESQERGFSHQQEREESEESEEREERKEPYKPKGYHGKHRAGDSYEEKRGRGGERGEPAGGSHPGEANLWEQWKHRQKHQEESEEKGGSAGRRGPEELQEERPAGQGSEEHRDSWQQSQESREEENKRHHHSEESEEKWREERRHHDGSRRSEGRMYLADENEEGLDRILSKEKQRRVGGRPRLRSREEEGSQKTHAREHQGQARRHYSTEDSLEEEEVVEKKHHSSDQVENEEEERFAEREEYRGHLPAEKEKRTAASYRPFYPLLWWKSRHLDKRDGAGEQLLEGREEGRPTLSEKSLFPEYNDYEWWSEKQIQSALNQRRTEKRNPGKTNGYGVERQYNKMDQLAQLLNYRKKSAELPELYSSGEDLKKRHVAGNDRRSRSQRPLTEEEEKQLENLATMDLELQNIAEKINSLRRG